The segment TGCGCTCGATCTCGGAGAGATCACCGTCACCGCCATGCGCGACACGGCGGGGATAGCCGAGTCGACCTATTCCCTGTCGTCCTCGTCCTCGACGTCCTGTCAGGGCTGCTCCGGCTGCAGCGCGTGCAGCGTCCAGCCGCCGCAGCAGCCCAACACCGCGTGACACAGCAACCGTGAAGGCTTCCGCGGCGCCGTCGGCCGTCGTGCGGCGCGGCGCCGCGGAGGCCTGTTCGCGTACGAACCCGGCGCCTGCGGACCGTGTGCCGGGGCCCTGTCCACCGCCCAGCCGACTGGACCGATGTGAATCCGCCCGTTCCTGAACTCCAGACACCCGCCGCCCCGGCCCTCGACGGGCATACCAGCCCTCTGCCCCGGATCGCCCCCGGCGCGCTGGTCCGTACGACCCTGCTGAGCCTGCCCGCCGAGCCCGCGCCCGCTGCGGCGTTCCGCGCCGCGCTGGCCGAACTGGTGGTGCTGGAGGGCCGGCTCACGGCCTTGGCGCCCGCGCTCGGTGACGCGCTGTACGCGAGCCGGGCGGACCATACCGAGGAGTACCACCGCGAGGTGGTGCTTCCGCTCCGCCGTGCCGTGCACAACGGGCGCGCCCCCAGGCCTGCCCTGCTGCGCCGTCTGGAGGGCCTGCCGGACCGGCTGCCCGAACTGCGCGCCTGGCTCACAGCGCGCCGCCGCAGGGAGGAGCTGCTCACAGCCCTGCGGGCCGGGGCCGGCCCCGCTCTCAGCGCCGGGCGGTCGGTGCTCGCCGGGTTGTGCCGTGAGCCCTCGTTCCTCCGTGCCGCGTCGTTCACCAGCGCGGACCTGCTGCGGGCGGTGGTGCGGGCCGGGCAGGGGCGGGAGGACCGCCGGACCCGGAAGGAGGAGCCGGGTGTGCTGCGGCACGTGACGCGGGCTGTGGCCCGTACGACTCCGCTGTCCGCCTTCGTGGGTGTCGGCTGGGGTGTCCTGCCCACGCCGCCGGGGGCGAAGCGGGAAGCCGGCCCGGGGGACGGGCCGGAGCAGGGCACGGGTTCCTGGCACGGGCCGGAGCAGGGCACGGGTGTCTGGAACGGCGCGGACCTGCCGATCGGTTCGTCCCGGGCCGTCGTCCGCGCCAACCGGACGCTGGTGGACACGCTCTTCGCGGCGCTGGCAGAGGACCCGCGCCGTCGCTCCACCCTGCCGCACCGCATGTGCAGCAGTCTCCGTCTCTCCGACGGGCGTGCCGCCTTCGCCCGCTCCCGCACGGCCTTCACCGCCGCGCGTTTCCTCGCGGTGGAGGATGACGAGGTCACCCTCGGTGCTGTGCAACCCCTGCGCCGGCTCGCCGCGCTGTGCGACCCCCCGGCCACCCTCGACGCCCTGGCCGCGATGCTCGCGGCAGAAGGAGCGACGGACGCGGAGCCGGCGCAGGTGGACGCGGCGTCCGCCTTCGTCGGGCAGGTCCGGGACGCGGGGCTGCTCGTCGCGGTGGAGCCCTTCGACCCGCAGGACCCGGACCCCTTGCCCCGGCTCGCGCGCTGGCTGCGCGGGACCGGCTCACCGCAGGACCATGAACTGGCTCTGCGTATCGACGATCTGTTCCTCGTCACCGGTGAGTTCGGCACGGCGGAACCCGGCCGTCGCGCCGCCTTGCTCGCCACCCTCAGGGACCGCTGGGTGACGCTCCTCGACGAGGTGGGCCGCCCCGTGGGCCCGGACCCCACCCGCCTCACCGTTCTCAGCGAGGACGTGGTGATGCGGCAGCCGGTCGGCCTGGACGGCTTTCTCGGCGACAGGGACCACCGGGCGATCAGCGAACTGGCCATCCTCGCCGAGGTGTTCGACCTCGGACCCGTGGTGCGCCGGCAGGTGCGGGACAGCTTCGTCGCCCGGTACGGGCCCGGTGGGGTCTGCCCGCACGTGTGGGACTTCGGCGCGGACGCCAACGAGGCGTGGCAGCGGGCCGCGAGGACCTTCGGCGAAGGCGCCCCCGGGGCGGACGGGGACGGATCCACCGCCGCCGGCGGCATCCGGCGGCTCGCCGCGCTCCGGGCCGAGCTGGTGGAGGCCGTGCACCGGGCGCACGCCCGCAGCGGCGGCGGGCCCGGTGACGACGTCGTCCTGCCGGCCGGTCTGGTGGCCGCACTCGGCTCCCGGCTGCCGCCGTGGGCGACCCGGCGCCCGGTCTCCTACACGGAGTTCCTCCAGCGGGCACCCGGCGGGGAGCTGTGCGTGAACCACGTGTACGGGGGGTGGGGGCGCTTCAGCAGCAGGTTCCTGGATTCCGTGGACGCCGGGGCCGCGCGGGGAACGGCCGCCGCCGTGTCCGACGCGCTCGGTCCCGGAGCCGCGGTGGCCCAGGTGCGCCCGGTCAGCGGCTTCAACGCCAACCTGCATCCGCTGTTCGTGCCGCGGGAGATCGGGCCGGACCGCTCGTACACCTCCCTCGGCGCGGACGACGTCGAACTCGTCCATGACCTGGCCGACGATGAGGTACGTGTCCGGATCAAGGTCACCGGTGAGCGGGCCGATGTGCTCTACGCGGGGGTGTTCGCCCCGCTCCTGCTGCAGCCGAGGCTCGCGCCCCTGCTGATGGACCACCCGCACGGCATCACCGACTTCAGTGCCCTGGTGCCCCGTCACCGCACCGCCGTACCCGGCGGAGAACTGGTGCGTACCCCGCGCCTGCGCCACCGCCATCTCGTGCTGCGGCGCCGCCGGTGGGAGCTGGCGGGCTCCACGGTGACGGTGCTGCTCGCGGAGCTCGCGGCCGAGGGTGAGATACCGGTGGGCACGGTGGCGCGCTGGCGGGCTCTGCTCGGCGTACCGGATCAGCTCTATCTGCGTGCCACGCCACCGTCGGGGAGCGGGCGGGTGGACGAGGATCTCCTGCGTGCTCTGGACCGCCCCAAGCCGCAGTACGTCGATCTCGGCGACGCTCTGCATCTGCGCTGCCTGGGCAAGTGGCTGGGCCGCCACCCGCGGGGCGTGGTCCTGGAGGAGGCGCTGCCCGTCCCCGCCCGGGACGAGAAGTCGGCGGCGGTCGAGCTGGTGGTGGAGACCTACCGGGCCGGACGGCCCCTGGGCGACGCGGGCGACCGCGCACCCGCCGGGCACGCGAACCGAAGGGAAGACCGATGACCACCGATCAGTCGGCGTACGGCACGGCCACCTCCCCCCGGCGGGAACGGCCCGCGCCGGACGCGCTGGACTCACTGGGGCGGTGGACCTTGCGTCCGGGAGTCTCGGTCACCGTGCTCCACAACGGCGTACACCTGCGGGGCTGGATCAACAGCCTCACCCTGGAAGGCGGCCCCGGGCTGCCGTTGCTCTGGGACCACCTGGCCAGGGCCCTGGCCCCGGACGGGAACGCGGCCCCGGTCCCGGCAGCCCCGGCGGGTTCGCCGCTCCGGGCGGCCCTGCTCACGGTGGTCGGCCAGTTGCACGACCACGACCTCCTGGTCGAGCGTCCCGCCGGCGGGATGGCCGACGGAGCCGCGCAGTGGCTCGGGGCGGTCGCCGACCGGCCCGCCGCGGCAGCGGCCGCGCTCGCCCGCGGCCGCGCGCAAGTCCTCGCCGCGCCCGCGGACAGCCCGCTCGCACGCACCGCCGCACAGGCACTGGACCGGGCCGGTATCCGGGCCCAGGTCGTGGAGACGGCACAACTGCCGCACGGGCAGGTCCTCCTTGTCGCCTCCGGCCACCGCGAGCCCCCGGACTCCGCACAGGAGCGGGGCCCGGCGGAGATGGCGGTGGCCCTCGGCGTACGGGCGGGCATCGGGTTCGTCACCCCCGTGGGCAGCACGGACCAGGCACGGGCGGACGCCGACGCGCTGGCGAGCAGATTACGCCGGCGGGAGGTTCCCGGTGCGGCCGGGCACCCGGCGCTGCCCGCGCTCCTGGCCTCGTCCGCGGCGCAGCGGCTGGTGTGTGCGGTGGCCGGGCTCCGCGACCCGTCGGCCGAGGCCGGCGACGCCCGGCTCCTTCCCGGACTGCCGATGGCGCTCATCGCGGAACAGGAGCCGTTGCGGGGCGAGTACCGGAGCTGGCCGGGGCCCGTGCTCATCGACACCGACCGGGCTCTTCCCCCTGCCGCGGTGCTTAC is part of the Streptomyces sp. MMBL 11-1 genome and harbors:
- a CDS encoding thiazolylpeptide-type bacteriocin, whose protein sequence is MSLPEMATAFDLSALDLGEITVTAMRDTAGIAESTYSLSSSSSTSCQGCSGCSACSVQPPQQPNTA
- a CDS encoding lantibiotic dehydratase: MNPPVPELQTPAAPALDGHTSPLPRIAPGALVRTTLLSLPAEPAPAAAFRAALAELVVLEGRLTALAPALGDALYASRADHTEEYHREVVLPLRRAVHNGRAPRPALLRRLEGLPDRLPELRAWLTARRRREELLTALRAGAGPALSAGRSVLAGLCREPSFLRAASFTSADLLRAVVRAGQGREDRRTRKEEPGVLRHVTRAVARTTPLSAFVGVGWGVLPTPPGAKREAGPGDGPEQGTGSWHGPEQGTGVWNGADLPIGSSRAVVRANRTLVDTLFAALAEDPRRRSTLPHRMCSSLRLSDGRAAFARSRTAFTAARFLAVEDDEVTLGAVQPLRRLAALCDPPATLDALAAMLAAEGATDAEPAQVDAASAFVGQVRDAGLLVAVEPFDPQDPDPLPRLARWLRGTGSPQDHELALRIDDLFLVTGEFGTAEPGRRAALLATLRDRWVTLLDEVGRPVGPDPTRLTVLSEDVVMRQPVGLDGFLGDRDHRAISELAILAEVFDLGPVVRRQVRDSFVARYGPGGVCPHVWDFGADANEAWQRAARTFGEGAPGADGDGSTAAGGIRRLAALRAELVEAVHRAHARSGGGPGDDVVLPAGLVAALGSRLPPWATRRPVSYTEFLQRAPGGELCVNHVYGGWGRFSSRFLDSVDAGAARGTAAAVSDALGPGAAVAQVRPVSGFNANLHPLFVPREIGPDRSYTSLGADDVELVHDLADDEVRVRIKVTGERADVLYAGVFAPLLLQPRLAPLLMDHPHGITDFSALVPRHRTAVPGGELVRTPRLRHRHLVLRRRRWELAGSTVTVLLAELAAEGEIPVGTVARWRALLGVPDQLYLRATPPSGSGRVDEDLLRALDRPKPQYVDLGDALHLRCLGKWLGRHPRGVVLEEALPVPARDEKSAAVELVVETYRAGRPLGDAGDRAPAGHANRREDR